In the genome of Desulfuromonas sp. DDH964, one region contains:
- a CDS encoding cytochrome c3 family protein, which translates to MKKLTRILLYVWALGLLGALPARALQLVYPADQTSVHRSDFLIIKGSEQPPLEGMSVEINGAKSDVIDISGADYRAAFQDFLILQPSFDPGRNVVKVAGYRGGQVVANQTATVYYLPGPYDLPPTDFPTFVMHRPEKEALCAGCHNMNPTPEQLAQTTPDTNPCAACHRRMLQDKYVHGPAGAFRCAYCHQPDSQPNRYQSPDGDAGLCNQCHQEKVDEFKKNKFVHGPVAVGLCSVCHDAHASNNPAQVVLPINDLCLSCHAKVSGAPHVVRGIRGEAHPLRGVQDPSQPGRELSCVSCHNPHGGKTEYFFVRNINGRFSLCELCHQK; encoded by the coding sequence ATGAAAAAACTGACCAGGATTTTGCTGTACGTCTGGGCGCTCGGTCTGCTCGGCGCGCTGCCGGCCCGGGCGCTCCAGCTCGTCTACCCGGCCGACCAGACCTCCGTCCACCGCTCCGATTTTCTGATCATCAAGGGGAGCGAGCAACCGCCGCTGGAGGGGATGTCGGTCGAGATCAACGGCGCCAAGAGCGACGTCATCGACATCTCCGGCGCCGATTACCGGGCCGCTTTCCAGGACTTCCTGATCCTGCAGCCCTCCTTCGACCCGGGGCGCAACGTCGTCAAGGTTGCCGGCTATCGCGGTGGCCAGGTGGTGGCGAACCAGACCGCGACCGTTTACTACCTGCCCGGACCCTACGATCTGCCACCGACGGACTTTCCGACTTTCGTCATGCACCGCCCGGAAAAGGAGGCCCTCTGCGCCGGCTGCCACAATATGAACCCGACTCCCGAACAGCTGGCCCAGACCACGCCGGACACCAACCCCTGCGCTGCCTGCCACCGGCGCATGTTGCAGGACAAGTACGTCCATGGCCCGGCCGGGGCCTTTCGCTGCGCCTACTGCCACCAGCCCGACAGCCAGCCCAACCGCTACCAGTCGCCGGATGGTGACGCCGGTCTCTGCAACCAGTGCCACCAGGAGAAGGTTGACGAGTTCAAAAAAAACAAGTTCGTTCACGGCCCGGTGGCGGTCGGCCTCTGCAGCGTCTGCCACGATGCCCATGCCAGCAACAACCCTGCCCAGGTGGTGCTGCCCATCAATGATCTGTGCCTGAGCTGTCATGCCAAGGTCTCAGGGGCCCCCCACGTAGTGCGCGGCATCCGGGGCGAGGCCCATCCCCTCAGGGGGGTCCAGGACCCCTCCCAGCCAGGTCGGGAGCTGTCCTGCGTAAGCTGCCACAATCCCCACGGCGGGAAGACGGAGTATTTCTTCGTTCGCAACATAAATGGGCGTTTCAGTCTCTGCGAACTTTGTCACCAAAAGTAG